A section of the Candidatus Binatia bacterium genome encodes:
- a CDS encoding cobalt ABC transporter ATP-binding protein has protein sequence MTNPSVCAACLRGVSFTYEGSLSPALSGLTLDVRRGEMLVVMGPSRAGKSTLAKLLNRTVPSFQHGTLEGEVWLLGERCVDQTVADFAGRIGLVAQDFEAQLFSTSVDCEVAFALEQFGIAPPEMRERVRRALAAVGLQGFETRDPATLSGGEKQRLAIGAMLALEPELFVLDEPTTDLDPVGKEEVLAVVAALRQQGRTLVVVEHETLAAEMADRVVLLDRGRIVAQGPPREVLREAELLLRCAVRPPDLACLAWRLGWSEVPRDVAHAQEMLGLQRPCADAAGEPEPNTCAGHAPLLAAKNVSLQYEDSSRPALDDVSVEICSGEFVALLGQNGSGKTTLAKCFNGLLRPSGGQVLWKGRPILGIPLSQRAAAVGYVFQNPDHQIFCDRVYDEVAFGPKNLGLSPEEIRARVDEALAAVGLQERVEDDPFWLTKGERQRLAVASLLALRPELLVLDEPTTGLDYQEQRQMMELVRRLHEGGMTVVMITHTAWLVAEYAQRVVLLSAGRVLFDGPTPELFARADLLVAARFRVPPIVALGQRCGLAVRSVDEFVHCVKRTSSGG, from the coding sequence GTGACCAACCCATCGGTTTGTGCGGCGTGTTTGCGAGGCGTGAGCTTCACTTACGAGGGCTCGCTGTCTCCCGCACTTTCCGGCCTGACCTTGGATGTACGGCGCGGGGAAATGTTGGTCGTGATGGGGCCGAGCCGCGCAGGCAAGAGCACGCTGGCCAAACTGCTCAACCGCACCGTGCCGTCGTTCCAGCATGGCACGTTGGAGGGTGAGGTTTGGCTGTTGGGGGAGCGCTGCGTGGATCAGACCGTGGCGGATTTTGCGGGTCGCATAGGTTTAGTGGCGCAAGACTTCGAAGCCCAGTTGTTTTCCACGTCGGTGGACTGCGAGGTGGCTTTTGCCCTCGAGCAGTTCGGCATTGCGCCGCCCGAAATGAGGGAGCGCGTACGACGGGCCCTCGCGGCTGTTGGCTTGCAGGGTTTCGAGACGCGCGATCCAGCCACACTGTCGGGCGGAGAAAAGCAGCGGCTGGCCATTGGGGCGATGCTCGCCCTGGAACCGGAACTCTTCGTGCTGGACGAGCCGACGACCGATTTGGACCCCGTGGGCAAGGAAGAGGTGTTGGCCGTCGTGGCCGCGTTACGACAACAGGGGCGCACCCTGGTGGTCGTGGAGCACGAGACGCTTGCGGCAGAGATGGCCGATCGGGTCGTTCTGTTGGATCGGGGGCGGATTGTTGCACAAGGGCCACCGCGGGAGGTGTTGCGCGAGGCGGAACTTTTGTTGCGCTGCGCCGTGCGGCCGCCGGACCTTGCTTGTCTCGCGTGGCGTTTGGGGTGGAGCGAGGTGCCGCGCGATGTCGCCCATGCCCAGGAAATGCTCGGGTTGCAACGGCCGTGTGCGGACGCCGCTGGTGAACCGGAGCCCAATACATGCGCCGGGCACGCCCCGTTGCTGGCGGCAAAAAATGTTTCGCTGCAGTACGAAGACTCTTCCCGACCCGCGTTGGACGATGTGTCCGTAGAGATTTGCTCTGGAGAGTTCGTTGCGCTTTTGGGCCAAAACGGTTCCGGAAAAACCACGCTGGCCAAGTGTTTCAACGGCTTGCTACGCCCCAGCGGTGGCCAGGTGCTCTGGAAGGGGAGACCGATCCTCGGAATTCCGTTGAGCCAGCGCGCGGCGGCTGTGGGCTACGTATTTCAGAACCCCGACCACCAAATTTTTTGCGACCGTGTGTACGATGAAGTGGCATTTGGCCCGAAAAACCTCGGCCTCTCGCCGGAAGAAATTCGGGCCCGTGTGGACGAAGCCTTGGCCGCTGTGGGGTTGCAGGAACGGGTGGAAGACGATCCCTTTTGGCTCACCAAAGGAGAACGGCAGCGTTTGGCGGTGGCGTCGCTGCTGGCATTGCGGCCGGAACTGCTGGTGTTGGACGAGCCCACGACTGGCCTCGATTACCAAGAACAACGGCAAATGATGGAGCTCGTGCGGCGCTTGCACGAGGGCGGAATGACCGTGGTGATGATTACACACACGGCGTGGTTAGTTGCGGAGTACGCCCAGCGAGTGGTGTTGCTGAGTGCGGGAAGGGTACTCTTTGACGGGCCCACGCCCGAACTATTTGCACGGGCGGACTTGCTGGTAGCGGCGCGGTTTCGTGTGCCGCCCATCGTGGCCTTAGGGCAGCGGTGTGGCTTGGCAGTACGGTCTGTGGACGAATTCGTGCATTGCGTGAAACGTACGTCTTCTGGGGGCTAA
- a CDS encoding cobalt ABC transporter permease has translation MKLSLYITADSPLHRLHPVVKLCSVASFFVAAFTADRPVQSLPLAGIVGVLLWLGASFGNVWRLRWFLALVFCMSFLIWALFFPSVHPWFVWGPVRPGADGAAFAFAMACKITTFFAGGLLFLSTTRVEEFADALRMLGVPVKIGFVFTMAFRLVPVFVDAAVAVVQAQQCRGFDFDRGGWLERLRRYVPVIVPVFMGALRRADLMAMALEARGFQRRGSRTSYRTYEWGAGEVVAVGASVVLLGVWLAWVRASHGP, from the coding sequence ATGAAGCTCAGCCTCTACATCACGGCCGATTCTCCTTTGCACCGTTTGCATCCCGTGGTGAAACTTTGTTCGGTGGCGAGTTTTTTCGTCGCAGCCTTTACTGCCGACCGCCCCGTACAAAGTTTACCGCTGGCTGGAATCGTCGGCGTGCTGCTTTGGCTGGGGGCATCGTTTGGGAATGTATGGCGGCTCCGCTGGTTTCTGGCTCTGGTCTTTTGCATGTCGTTTCTCATCTGGGCATTGTTTTTTCCGAGCGTGCATCCGTGGTTCGTTTGGGGACCAGTGCGACCTGGGGCGGACGGGGCTGCGTTTGCGTTCGCCATGGCCTGCAAAATCACCACTTTTTTTGCCGGCGGGTTGCTGTTCCTTTCCACCACGCGGGTGGAAGAGTTCGCCGATGCATTGCGGATGTTGGGAGTCCCCGTGAAAATCGGCTTTGTCTTTACAATGGCGTTTCGGCTGGTTCCTGTGTTTGTAGATGCCGCGGTGGCCGTGGTGCAGGCCCAACAGTGCCGGGGGTTCGATTTTGATCGAGGCGGTTGGCTCGAACGATTGCGGCGGTACGTGCCCGTGATTGTGCCCGTGTTCATGGGTGCGCTGCGACGTGCGGATCTCATGGCCATGGCGCTGGAAGCGCGTGGTTTTCAGCGGAGAGGGTCGCGCACCAGTTACCGTACTTATGAATGGGGGGCAGGGGAAGTCGTGGCTGTTGGAGCGTCGGTGGTGCTCCTCGGTGTATGGTTGGCATGGGTGCGGGCAAGCCACGGCCCTTGA
- the glmU gene encoding bifunctional protein GlmU, which translates to MDNKDRVAGVVLAAGRGTRMRTRRPKVLHELAGEPLITYPLRLLQQIEADPIVVVVGPEAAEIREACSPFRPQYAIQFVPRGTGDAVRVALDALGEFLGRVVVVPADLPLLQADTIRRLLGAQEGQEAALSILTQMVDDPTGFGRILRDDQGRVLLIREERDATDLEKEICEVNVGVYCAPVKELIPLLMRLEPNNAQRELYLTDVVSLARGQGSHVAAVVAASDEAAQVSNLADLARCETLLRQRLTAQWMVRGVAFVDPATAFIGPRVELAPDVVIGPNVTLYGQTRVEAGTRFDGNAYVVDSRIGPNCHVKFGVVMHEAELAEEVVVGPFAQLRPGTRLGPRVHIGDFVETKNAVLAAGVKANHLAYLGDVEVGEETNIGAGTITCNYDGFHKYRTIIGARVQIGSDSQLVAPVTVGDDAYVASGTTVRKNVSAGALVYNPKQQKERPGWVAARRSRESHKGNGEATPSSEQEE; encoded by the coding sequence ATGGATAACAAAGACCGGGTAGCTGGTGTCGTTCTAGCCGCGGGGCGGGGTACGCGCATGCGTACGCGCCGTCCCAAGGTACTCCATGAGTTGGCCGGCGAGCCGCTGATCACGTATCCCCTGCGGCTTCTTCAACAAATCGAAGCCGACCCGATCGTTGTGGTCGTCGGTCCCGAAGCTGCGGAGATTCGCGAAGCGTGCTCCCCTTTCCGTCCTCAGTATGCCATTCAATTCGTTCCCCGCGGCACAGGTGATGCCGTGCGGGTCGCACTCGACGCGCTGGGCGAGTTCCTGGGGCGTGTGGTGGTCGTGCCGGCCGACCTGCCTCTGTTACAAGCCGACACGATCCGGCGCTTGCTGGGGGCTCAGGAAGGACAAGAAGCGGCGCTGTCTATCCTCACGCAAATGGTAGATGACCCGACTGGTTTTGGGCGAATCCTGCGGGACGACCAAGGCAGGGTCCTGCTCATCCGGGAAGAGCGCGATGCCACGGACCTCGAAAAAGAGATCTGTGAGGTGAATGTCGGAGTGTACTGCGCGCCGGTCAAAGAATTGATCCCCCTTCTCATGCGCCTCGAGCCCAACAATGCCCAGAGGGAACTGTACCTTACCGACGTGGTGAGTCTCGCGCGCGGACAGGGCAGCCACGTTGCGGCCGTGGTCGCAGCCAGCGACGAAGCCGCGCAAGTCAGCAATTTGGCGGACCTGGCCCGCTGCGAGACGCTGCTGCGCCAACGACTGACAGCGCAGTGGATGGTACGCGGTGTGGCGTTTGTGGACCCGGCCACGGCTTTCATCGGGCCACGGGTGGAACTTGCCCCCGACGTTGTGATCGGCCCCAACGTGACCCTCTACGGCCAGACACGGGTAGAGGCAGGTACTCGCTTCGATGGGAACGCTTACGTCGTCGACTCCCGCATCGGGCCGAACTGTCACGTGAAATTCGGGGTGGTCATGCACGAGGCCGAACTGGCGGAGGAGGTTGTGGTCGGCCCGTTTGCGCAACTCCGGCCCGGCACGCGTTTGGGCCCGCGCGTTCACATCGGCGACTTCGTGGAGACAAAGAACGCGGTGCTCGCCGCGGGCGTCAAAGCGAATCACCTTGCCTATCTCGGCGATGTCGAGGTCGGAGAAGAAACCAACATCGGTGCGGGCACGATCACGTGCAACTACGACGGCTTTCATAAATACCGCACGATTATCGGCGCACGGGTCCAAATTGGGAGCGATTCCCAGCTTGTGGCACCCGTCACCGTGGGCGACGACGCGTACGTGGCCTCGGGAACCACGGTACGCAAGAACGTCTCTGCGGGCGCATTGGTGTACAATCCGAAGCAGCAAAAGGAACGGCCTGGCTGGGTGGCCGCACGCCGCTCGCGCGAATCCCACAAAGGCAACGGCGAGGCTACGCCTTCGAGTGAACAAGAAGAATAA
- a CDS encoding transcriptional regulator → MHIETLKVFCDVVETGSFSQAAAQNFITQSAVSQQLRNLETKYQCRLLERSRSGAKPTPEGAILYRASREILERYRQIEAELQESAKIVCGPLRVAIVYSVGLHELPPYLKEYLRLYPQVSVHVEYSRPNKIYDDTIAGRIDLGIVAYPSKHPQIQIVPFREDKLVVVCPPEHPLANQKRVTLSKLDGETFVGYEREVATRRALDQLFRDRQIHVRYAGEYDNIETIKRAVEIGQGISIVPLASVKYEAEHGTIKVVHLADETILRPLGIVHKKGRHLSPAAVKFIEVLKRPDLQRLHE, encoded by the coding sequence ATGCACATCGAGACGCTCAAGGTGTTTTGCGATGTAGTGGAAACCGGCAGTTTCTCCCAGGCTGCAGCGCAGAACTTTATCACACAGTCGGCTGTGAGCCAGCAACTGCGGAACCTGGAAACGAAGTACCAGTGCCGCCTGCTGGAGCGAAGCCGTTCCGGTGCGAAGCCAACCCCCGAAGGGGCCATCCTGTACCGTGCGAGTCGAGAAATCCTGGAACGATATCGTCAAATCGAGGCGGAGCTGCAGGAAAGTGCCAAGATTGTTTGCGGTCCGCTGCGGGTGGCCATTGTGTACAGTGTGGGGCTCCACGAGCTGCCCCCGTACCTAAAGGAGTACTTGCGCTTGTACCCGCAGGTCAGTGTTCATGTGGAGTACTCGCGCCCGAACAAAATTTACGATGACACGATCGCCGGGCGCATTGATCTCGGGATCGTGGCGTACCCGTCGAAGCACCCGCAAATTCAAATCGTGCCGTTTCGAGAGGACAAACTCGTGGTCGTGTGCCCGCCGGAGCATCCGCTGGCGAATCAAAAGCGCGTGACGCTCTCGAAGCTCGACGGCGAAACGTTCGTGGGGTACGAGCGGGAGGTGGCGACGCGGCGAGCCTTGGATCAACTGTTCCGCGATCGTCAGATCCACGTTCGCTATGCGGGCGAATATGACAACATCGAAACCATCAAGCGTGCTGTAGAAATCGGCCAGGGGATCAGCATTGTGCCGCTGGCCTCCGTCAAGTACGAGGCGGAGCATGGCACAATCAAGGTTGTGCATCTGGCGGACGAAACGATCTTGCGGCCCTTGGGCATTGTGCACAAGAAGGGCCGCCACCTTTCGCCCGCTGCGGTGAAGTTCATCGAAGTTCTCAAACGACCTGACTTGCAGCGGCTACACGAGTGA
- a CDS encoding penicillin amidase, which translates to MPTETRTLRPKRRFATLLRFLYRKLQGIRGGTFPALTATNLPPMNAEVEIVRDARGIVHIYARNEPDLYAALGYLMGADRFTLMDLIRHLGAGRLTELIGNFRLPANSAVLAGRSVLDVDAFIRPLDFEASSERDYERAPQRARTVLEAFASGVNAALAAMSGIYPLDHWLFGPVHPWRPADALLAARTCAFCVALAPLDIELVVDAVRGARGDDLARALFPDAPWSDAPACIAGPRPEPEPPLHFDGVGSNNWAVAGARSASGKPIVANDPHVPFFPLPTFWYHAHLECPDYRIQGGVLPGCPVFPFGHNGFLAWGVTTAYRDAWDLFRIHRAPDDPTKYRTASGWGSIERHRQPHTVRFGSDAVLEWESCPHGVLYPGWKHHDGVDLALRYVPSDAAAFLHGFLRLAEARSVEQHRDALDEINLGPFDFNHVYGHVDGTIAWEPYGQLVARQRSGLFVRDAHDPEADWKGTLPFSANPKIINPGWGYVATANSYTNPEQNHLISSRTHVEPPYRQQRIEAFLAQHDRHSVESFFALQSDIESDYGPVLRDAICAALAPRYGQHDGIRGAAYHKLHTWNGRYDTAEIAPSILAWMQRELADLCFLPLLGPEAGRHFLRTRRAIPRVHRILTDPDDPLRPLLARATGQSLETLTIRAFERTIERLAKTYGTDVSNWTWGRIHRLRLGLWLGELPLIGRWFRALDDGFPGDLYTVSPSVAFPLGPHLRSFVGATSRFVCDLAKPDEAYFAHTSGPSGHPDSRYFDSCTKEWRQFRYFKSALWQPHEIPDVVERLVVTPQPL; encoded by the coding sequence ATGCCCACAGAAACACGCACCCTGCGCCCGAAGCGGCGTTTCGCCACACTGCTGCGATTCTTGTACCGCAAGCTCCAGGGCATTCGCGGCGGCACGTTTCCAGCCCTCACCGCAACCAACCTACCGCCGATGAACGCCGAGGTGGAAATCGTGCGCGACGCACGCGGCATCGTCCACATTTACGCCCGCAACGAACCAGACTTGTACGCAGCGCTCGGCTATTTGATGGGTGCCGACCGCTTCACCCTGATGGACCTCATCCGCCACTTGGGCGCGGGCCGTCTCACCGAGCTCATTGGCAACTTCCGCCTGCCTGCGAACAGTGCCGTGCTTGCCGGCCGCTCGGTCCTCGATGTGGATGCCTTTATTCGGCCACTGGATTTCGAAGCCAGCAGCGAGCGCGACTACGAGCGCGCTCCCCAGCGCGCACGCACCGTTCTCGAGGCTTTCGCGAGCGGAGTCAACGCAGCCTTGGCTGCCATGAGCGGGATATACCCGCTGGACCATTGGCTATTCGGTCCGGTGCACCCTTGGCGCCCGGCCGACGCCCTACTCGCCGCCCGCACCTGCGCCTTCTGCGTAGCGTTGGCTCCACTGGATATCGAACTTGTCGTGGACGCGGTGCGCGGAGCCCGGGGCGACGACCTGGCCCGCGCCCTTTTTCCCGACGCCCCCTGGTCCGATGCACCCGCATGCATTGCTGGCCCAAGGCCCGAACCCGAACCGCCGCTCCACTTCGACGGCGTCGGCAGCAACAACTGGGCCGTTGCCGGCGCCCGCTCCGCTTCCGGAAAGCCCATTGTGGCCAACGACCCGCACGTGCCGTTCTTTCCTCTGCCTACATTTTGGTACCACGCCCACCTCGAATGTCCCGATTACCGCATTCAAGGCGGCGTGCTACCCGGCTGCCCCGTTTTTCCCTTCGGCCACAACGGCTTCCTAGCGTGGGGCGTAACCACAGCCTACCGCGACGCCTGGGACCTCTTTCGCATCCACCGCGCGCCGGACGACCCGACTAAATATCGTACAGCGAGTGGCTGGGGCTCGATCGAGCGGCACCGGCAGCCCCACACCGTGCGCTTTGGCTCCGACGCTGTACTGGAATGGGAAAGTTGCCCGCACGGGGTCTTGTACCCCGGCTGGAAGCACCACGACGGAGTGGACTTGGCCCTGCGGTACGTCCCCAGCGATGCCGCTGCCTTTCTGCACGGGTTTCTCCGCCTCGCCGAAGCCCGCTCGGTGGAACAGCACCGCGATGCGCTCGATGAAATCAACCTCGGGCCGTTCGACTTCAATCATGTGTACGGCCACGTGGATGGCACAATTGCGTGGGAACCCTACGGGCAGCTCGTGGCTCGCCAGCGCAGCGGGCTATTCGTGCGCGACGCCCACGATCCGGAAGCGGACTGGAAGGGCACTCTGCCGTTCTCGGCCAACCCGAAGATCATCAATCCGGGGTGGGGTTACGTGGCCACGGCAAACTCGTATACGAACCCAGAGCAAAACCACCTAATCTCGAGCCGCACCCACGTGGAGCCGCCCTATCGCCAGCAGCGAATCGAGGCGTTTCTAGCCCAGCACGATCGCCACTCGGTCGAGTCGTTTTTCGCGCTGCAGTCCGACATCGAAAGCGATTACGGGCCCGTTTTGCGCGATGCCATCTGCGCTGCTTTGGCGCCCCGCTATGGCCAACACGACGGCATCCGCGGGGCTGCATACCACAAGCTACACACTTGGAACGGGCGGTACGACACAGCCGAAATTGCTCCTTCCATTCTCGCCTGGATGCAGCGAGAACTCGCAGATCTTTGCTTCTTGCCTTTGCTCGGACCAGAAGCGGGCCGTCACTTCTTGCGCACCCGCCGGGCCATTCCGCGCGTCCATCGAATCCTCACCGACCCCGACGACCCTTTACGCCCACTGCTGGCACGAGCAACCGGGCAAAGCCTGGAGACGTTAACTATCCGCGCGTTCGAGCGCACCATCGAGCGGCTGGCGAAAACCTATGGGACAGACGTTTCGAATTGGACCTGGGGACGCATCCACCGCCTCCGCCTCGGGCTTTGGCTCGGAGAACTGCCCCTAATTGGGCGTTGGTTTCGTGCTCTCGACGACGGATTTCCGGGCGACCTGTATACGGTCAGTCCGAGCGTGGCCTTCCCGCTCGGCCCACACCTACGCTCCTTCGTCGGCGCGACGAGCCGCTTTGTCTGCGATCTCGCCAAGCCCGACGAGGCGTACTTCGCTCACACCTCGGGGCCGAGTGGGCATCCGGACAGCCGCTACTTCGACTCTTGTACAAAGGAGTGGCGACAGTTCCGCTACTTCAAGTCCGCCCTGTGGCAGCCCCACGAAATCCCCGACGTGGTAGAACGGCTCGTCGTCACCCCCCAACCTCTCTGA